In one window of Parafrankia discariae DNA:
- a CDS encoding dolichyl-phosphate-mannose--protein mannosyltransferase, giving the protein MTATTAHLPRSETGASERSRPEPATAARSGRTPRERLCPPMPGDRAVGWLAPLFVAVTAGILRFWRITEPRGLYFDEVYYVKDAWGLMTAGYEINSKTCDGPAYVVHPPFGKWLMAASQWLFGYVDCAGTPHGSPELGWRFSSALAGTLAVLVLARAARRMFRSTVLGCFAGLLLSMDGLEFVQSRIGILDIFLMTGIVIALACLVLDRDDGRRRLADRLDRAAAGGGSGADSGAGAGPTRADLRFGPRLGLRPWRLAMGVALGASMGVKWSALYTIVGFAALALAWDVGARRTAGAHSPVLGALRRDLPGWLTGCVLLPIVTFLATWTGWFVTDGGWYRDRYGPGFLDAWHGWWDYQMEVLHFHEGLSDSHPFRSAPMSWLVLGRPIAYFYSSPAYGAEGCTAVNGCSREVIALGNPAVWWGGTAALVGSLALWVRARDWRAALVLVGFGSAFLPWLLFPSRTMFFFYALPSLPFLVLGLTAMAGLALGPREASETRRLAGALSVGVYTVIVVLLFAYFYPILAAEVIPYSSWRIRMWFPGWI; this is encoded by the coding sequence CCGGCGCATCGGAGCGCAGCCGCCCGGAACCGGCCACTGCCGCCAGATCCGGCCGCACGCCGCGTGAGCGGCTGTGCCCGCCGATGCCCGGCGACCGCGCCGTCGGCTGGCTGGCGCCCCTGTTCGTCGCGGTGACCGCCGGGATCCTGCGGTTCTGGCGGATCACCGAGCCCCGCGGGCTCTACTTCGACGAGGTCTACTACGTCAAGGACGCCTGGGGTCTGATGACCGCCGGGTACGAGATCAACTCGAAGACCTGCGACGGGCCCGCCTACGTGGTCCATCCGCCGTTCGGCAAGTGGCTCATGGCCGCGTCGCAGTGGCTGTTCGGCTACGTCGACTGCGCGGGCACCCCGCACGGCAGCCCCGAGCTGGGCTGGCGCTTCTCCTCCGCGCTCGCGGGCACGCTGGCGGTGCTGGTGCTCGCCCGCGCGGCCCGCCGGATGTTCCGCTCGACGGTGCTCGGCTGCTTCGCCGGCCTGCTGCTCTCCATGGACGGGCTGGAGTTCGTGCAGAGCCGGATCGGCATCCTCGACATCTTCCTGATGACGGGCATCGTCATCGCGCTGGCCTGCCTGGTGCTCGACCGCGACGACGGCCGGCGCCGACTCGCCGACCGCCTCGACCGGGCCGCGGCCGGCGGCGGCTCCGGAGCCGACTCCGGTGCCGGTGCCGGCCCGACGCGGGCCGACCTGCGGTTCGGTCCCCGGCTCGGCCTGCGCCCGTGGCGGCTGGCGATGGGCGTCGCCCTCGGTGCCTCCATGGGGGTCAAGTGGAGCGCGCTGTACACGATCGTCGGCTTCGCCGCGCTCGCGCTGGCTTGGGACGTCGGTGCCCGCCGCACGGCCGGCGCCCACTCCCCCGTGCTGGGCGCCCTGCGCCGCGACCTGCCCGGGTGGCTGACGGGCTGTGTCCTGCTGCCGATCGTGACGTTCCTGGCGACCTGGACGGGCTGGTTCGTCACCGACGGCGGCTGGTACCGCGACCGGTACGGGCCCGGTTTCCTCGACGCCTGGCACGGCTGGTGGGACTACCAGATGGAGGTGCTGCACTTCCACGAGGGCCTGTCCGACTCGCACCCGTTCCGGTCGGCCCCGATGAGCTGGCTGGTGCTCGGCCGGCCGATCGCCTACTTCTACAGCTCCCCGGCGTACGGCGCCGAGGGCTGCACCGCCGTCAACGGCTGCTCGCGGGAGGTCATCGCGCTGGGCAACCCGGCCGTCTGGTGGGGTGGGACGGCGGCGCTGGTCGGCTCGCTGGCGCTGTGGGTGCGCGCCCGTGACTGGCGGGCGGCGCTGGTGCTCGTCGGTTTCGGCTCGGCGTTCCTGCCCTGGCTGCTGTTCCCCAGCCGGACGATGTTCTTCTTCTACGCGCTGCCCTCACTGCCGTTCCTGGTGCTGGGCCTGACGGCGATGGCGGGGCTGGCCCTCGGGCCGCGCGAGGCGTCCGAGACCAGGCGGCTCGCCGGCGCGCTGTCCGTCGGCGTGTACACGGTGATCGTGGTCCTGTTGTTCGCCTACTTCTACCCGATCCTGGCCGCCGAGGTGATTCCTTATTCATCTTGGCGAATACGTATGTGGTTCCCCGGCTGGATCTGA